The Corynebacterium freiburgense region AACCATTTTGGGCCGGAAGGAAATTACACCAATCTTTTTGGCCCATACACTGTGCCTCATGCAACTGCATGGGGTGATGCAATTAACCTCACGAATCCTTATGTACGCCAAAGCATTTGTGATGCAGCCTACCGCTGGCTTACCGAATTCCATATCGATGGCTTCCGTTTAGATGCCACCCACACATACATCGATATCACGCTCTTAGATGACCTGGCGGAAATTGCACGAGAGGTCTCAAACAACACCGGAATTCCCCGCACCCTAATCGCCGAAGACTTACGCGATAGCCCTGATATCACCGACAAACATGGTATTCACCTACAGTGGAACGACACGATCCACCATTGCATTCATAACCTAATAACCGGCGAAAACCATGCATACTACAAAGGCTATGGCAGTATCCCGAAACTCGTAGCAGCGATTAACCACCGATACCCCAGCGTTATCTACACAACCACCCATGATCAAGTAGGTAACCGCCCACAAGGCGACCGACCAAGCCAAAACCTAAGCCCTGAACAACAAATACTCAAGGCAGCAATCATCTGTGCTATTCCCTCAACGATAATGCTTTTTATGGGTGAAGAATACGGCGCCCAAACCCCATTTCCGTTTTTCTGCTCGCATACCGATCCAGAACTTCAGCAAGCAACGCGGAAAGGCCGCAAAGAACTTTTCAAATATATGGGGCTAGATGCCCCCACGCTCGACCCCACCGACACAGCCACCTTTGAAGCAGCAAAACTTGACTGGAACATCAACCACAATATTTTTGCCGCATACCAACGGCTTTTGAAACTACATACCGAAGCCCAGGAACCAGTTCGAGCTGTAGGCGGCAAAGGGTGGATTGCAATCCTTGGAAATACACCACTTATAGCGAATCTTTCTGCGAACACAATCACCCTACCTTTTGGCGGATCACTGGCCTATAGCTTTGGCAACCCAGTGATAGAAGAAACAAGCATTACTTTAAATCCGTGGGAATTTGCCTTTTGTAAAAACCTAGACCTTCGCGGGTAGATCTTCGCTTATCGTTTCAGTGCGCGGCAAGAACTTAGCCACGCACAGCGCCATACCAATACCTGTAACAAGCGCCACCGCAGAAGACGCGACAACGCCATTTCGGAATGCAGCGTCAGCCAAAGCAATAAGCTGATCATCTCCCGTTAGATGCGCTGCTGATAATGAATCTGCAATATGTTCTGGTACGCCCGCTCCATATACCGCCATAAGAATGGAACCTAAAATTGCGGTACCAAATGCACCACCTAATTCATACCCAGTCTCGGATATTGAGGCAGCAGAACCTGCTCGATCTGGTGGTGCCGCAGCAAGAATATAGTCATTGGAAACTGGGTCAATCATGCCAACCCCAATGCCAAACACCGAGAAACCAATTGCTAGCCACATGCCGGAATTGCTAAATACGCCATAGGCATCGAGGCCCAAAATGCAACTGCCAATTGCGGTAATAACTAATGCGGCAGCCAATAGTGTTCGCGGCGAATGCCAAGCCATAATATGCCCTGTGACTAGCGATGCAATCATAGCGAATACCAAGCCGGGCACCATCAATAAACCGGCAACAATAACTGAATAGCCCAAAACTACTTGCAGATATTGGCTGAGGTAAAACAGCACACCAATATACAAAAACATGGAAATACCATTGACTAAAACCACTGTTGCATATGTGGAATTTGAAAGCAGCTGAATATCAATCAATGGATGCGCTGCTTTCCGCAAATGACGAACCAACAGCAAAATAGCAACGGCAGCAACTCCGGCAAGGGCGATTGCATGTAGCTTTGGCCCTTCTACCGGAATCACTTTCACTGCATAGACAAGTGAAAATAGGGAAATAATGCTTAATATGGCACCGGTAATATCAAATGGTTGCGGATTCGAAGATACGGAACTAGGCAATAGCCACGCTCCACCCAGCACTAATATGGCGACC contains the following coding sequences:
- a CDS encoding alpha-amylase family glycosyl hydrolase, with the translated sequence MQRFSVWAPYAKTLELVIDGTTYPMTRDQEIWSSDITPVPGMRYGYRINGTLVPDPCSESQPNGVHGLSQVIESEFQWQYAWEGQQRSLIYELHVGTFGGDFRGVEKRLPYLQNLGVGAIELMPVQPFAGDRNWGYDGVFWHAVQESYGGALGLKKLVDAAHGHGIAVYLDLVYNHFGPEGNYTNLFGPYTVPHATAWGDAINLTNPYVRQSICDAAYRWLTEFHIDGFRLDATHTYIDITLLDDLAEIAREVSNNTGIPRTLIAEDLRDSPDITDKHGIHLQWNDTIHHCIHNLITGENHAYYKGYGSIPKLVAAINHRYPSVIYTTTHDQVGNRPQGDRPSQNLSPEQQILKAAIICAIPSTIMLFMGEEYGAQTPFPFFCSHTDPELQQATRKGRKELFKYMGLDAPTLDPTDTATFEAAKLDWNINHNIFAAYQRLLKLHTEAQEPVRAVGGKGWIAILGNTPLIANLSANTITLPFGGSLAYSFGNPVIEETSITLNPWEFAFCKNLDLRG
- a CDS encoding MFS transporter, whose product is MTQKQITSYPQRWWGLVVLSIAVGILAIDTTVLNFAIPTITASLNPSATQTLWIVDVYAFVLASLLITMGTLGDRIGRRRVLLFGAVFFGIASIIAGLSTTPEMLIIGRALQGAAGATLMPSTLSLIRAMFQDPKERAKAVSIWVAVYSVGAAAGPLIGGVLLQYFSWGSVFFINVPLVAILVLGGAWLLPSSVSSNPQPFDITGAILSIISLFSLVYAVKVIPVEGPKLHAIALAGVAAVAILLLVRHLRKAAHPLIDIQLLSNSTYATVVLVNGISMFLYIGVLFYLSQYLQVVLGYSVIVAGLLMVPGLVFAMIASLVTGHIMAWHSPRTLLAAALVITAIGSCILGLDAYGVFSNSGMWLAIGFSVFGIGVGMIDPVSNDYILAAAPPDRAGSAASISETGYELGGAFGTAILGSILMAVYGAGVPEHIADSLSAAHLTGDDQLIALADAAFRNGVVASSAVALVTGIGMALCVAKFLPRTETISEDLPAKV